In Gammaproteobacteria bacterium, one genomic interval encodes:
- the rpoZ gene encoding DNA-directed RNA polymerase subunit omega — translation MARITVEDCQQRIENIFDLVRVAATRARRLANGAEPLVPRENEKPSVVALREIAAGLVTEESLNEQERSVEEAFATPGEVREY, via the coding sequence ATGGCGCGAATTACCGTAGAAGACTGCCAGCAGCGGATCGAGAATATTTTCGACCTCGTCCGCGTGGCCGCTACGCGCGCGCGCAGGCTTGCCAACGGCGCCGAGCCCCTGGTTCCGCGCGAGAACGAAAAGCCCTCGGTGGTCGCGCTGCGCGAGATCGCGGCCGGGCTGGTTACGGAAGAGAGCCTCAACGAGCAGGAACGATCCGTCGAGGAAGCATTCGCGACTC
- a CDS encoding ribonuclease PH: MRTKSTSTVRRPSGREPDRMRAVAFETGYTSHPGGSVLARFGETRVLCTASVDATVPHFLRGSGRGWVTAEYGMLPGATHTRSRREASSGRQSGRTMEIQRLIGRSLRACVDFEALGEHTIVVDCDVIQADGGTRTAAISGGWLALSLACSRRSWRRRFARYPLHGQVAAVSVGLYRGLEVLDLDYAEDSEAEADINVVMNEAGGIIEVQGTAEAHAFLREELDRMLDLAADGIKQVLTAQEEAL, from the coding sequence ATGCGCACAAAATCCACTTCCACCGTGCGCCGTCCCAGTGGCCGGGAACCGGACCGTATGCGCGCTGTCGCGTTCGAGACCGGCTACACGAGCCATCCCGGCGGCTCGGTTCTCGCCCGGTTCGGCGAAACGCGCGTGCTTTGCACGGCCAGCGTGGACGCTACGGTGCCGCACTTTCTGCGCGGCAGCGGCCGCGGTTGGGTAACCGCGGAATACGGAATGCTGCCGGGAGCCACGCACACCCGTAGCCGACGGGAGGCAAGCAGCGGCCGGCAATCCGGCCGCACGATGGAAATCCAGCGCCTGATCGGACGCTCGTTGCGCGCCTGCGTGGATTTCGAAGCTCTCGGCGAACATACGATCGTCGTCGATTGCGATGTAATACAGGCCGACGGCGGGACGCGTACGGCCGCGATATCGGGTGGCTGGCTGGCGCTGAGCCTGGCCTGCAGCCGGCGCTCGTGGCGGCGCAGGTTCGCCCGCTACCCGCTGCACGGGCAGGTGGCGGCAGTCTCCGTCGGACTTTATCGCGGGTTGGAAGTGCTGGATCTCGACTACGCCGAGGACTCGGAGGCCGAGGCCGATATCAACGTGGTGATGAACGAGGCCGGGGGCATCATCGAGGTGCAGGGCACGGCCGAGGCCCACGCATTTCTGCGCGAGGAACTGGACCGCATGCTCGACCTTGCGGCCGACGGCATCAAGCAGGTCCTGACGGCACAGGAAGAGGCACTCTAG
- a CDS encoding guanylate kinase produces MTPRLFVVSAPSGTGKTTIVKRLVEENPGVSLAVSHTTRPPREQEQDQRDYYFVSDTAFDDIRGDDGFLEHADVFGNRYGTSRREVREKLASGRQVILEIDWQGAEQVRRAKPDAQGIFLLPPSRDELEKRLRGRNTDKPEVVERRFSEARLDVRKWTDFHYVLVNDDIDETCRRMSKILKGDGAQYAVSDERHRACVEELVGAGDW; encoded by the coding sequence GTGACGCCCCGCCTGTTTGTCGTTTCCGCTCCCTCGGGCACCGGCAAGACCACGATCGTCAAGCGTTTGGTCGAGGAGAATCCGGGCGTCAGCCTGGCGGTTTCCCACACCACCCGCCCGCCCCGCGAACAGGAACAGGACCAGCGGGATTATTACTTTGTCAGCGATACCGCTTTCGACGATATCCGCGGCGATGACGGGTTTCTGGAACACGCAGACGTATTCGGCAACCGCTATGGCACCAGCCGGCGGGAAGTCAGGGAGAAACTTGCAAGCGGCCGCCAGGTAATTCTCGAAATCGACTGGCAGGGCGCCGAGCAGGTGCGCCGCGCGAAGCCCGATGCGCAGGGCATTTTCCTTCTGCCGCCTTCCCGCGACGAATTGGAGAAGCGCCTCAGGGGCCGCAACACCGACAAGCCGGAGGTGGTGGAGCGGAGGTTTTCCGAAGCGCGCCTCGACGTCAGGAAATGGACCGACTTTCACTATGTGCTCGTCAATGACGACATCGATGAGACCTGCCGCAGGATGTCGAAGATCCTCAAGGGCGACGGGGCGCAGTACGCGGTGTCCGACGAAAGGCACCGGGCCTGCGTCGAAGAACTTGTCGGGGCAGGCGACTGGTAG
- a CDS encoding MFS transporter, producing the protein MTGLTDTPRWPRRGYAWYVVILLAVLYLCSFLDRNIITLLVEPLKHDLDLNDVEIGMLYGLAFAAFYTTLGLFAAGMADLWNRPAVIAAGVVLWSVATAACGLASNYAQLFAARMLVGVGQAALSPAAYSLIADYFPPRARLRATATYATGLYLGIGLATLTGGLVINWVAGGGSANLPVLGALRGWQIVFIVVGLPGVLLGLLTLASVRETARFGETPEAGISARSFVRFLCGPQRTLYLTHFLGFTCQVTYSYSFGAWTPSFLIREFGWTQAQTGLGLGAVTLVTAPLGVYLGSVAAQRLRRRRPRDAEIRVAFAIALIALPFAVAFPFASTATLALTLIGVTQCLISMPFGISPVALNEVTPNRFRARIIAVYLFCVNLLGLSLGPVGVALLTERVFGSPDRLPLALATMAVCTMPLAAAIFRVCAPAYRRVARNRGQ; encoded by the coding sequence TTGACCGGACTGACCGATACGCCCCGTTGGCCCCGGCGCGGCTACGCATGGTACGTCGTGATCCTGCTGGCGGTCCTGTACCTGTGCTCGTTCCTCGACCGCAACATCATCACCCTGCTGGTCGAACCCCTGAAGCACGACCTCGACCTGAACGATGTCGAGATCGGCATGTTGTACGGCTTGGCGTTCGCAGCCTTCTACACGACGCTGGGCCTGTTCGCCGCCGGGATGGCGGACTTGTGGAACCGCCCCGCCGTCATTGCCGCCGGAGTCGTACTGTGGAGCGTGGCCACCGCGGCCTGCGGACTCGCAAGCAACTACGCGCAACTGTTCGCCGCGCGCATGCTGGTCGGCGTGGGCCAGGCGGCCCTCTCGCCCGCCGCCTACTCGCTGATCGCCGATTACTTCCCGCCAAGAGCCCGTTTGCGGGCCACCGCCACTTATGCCACGGGCCTGTACCTCGGCATCGGGCTGGCCACGCTCACCGGGGGACTGGTCATCAACTGGGTGGCGGGCGGAGGCAGCGCCAATCTGCCCGTGCTTGGCGCGCTGAGGGGCTGGCAGATCGTCTTCATCGTAGTGGGCCTGCCGGGCGTTCTTCTCGGCTTGCTCACGCTGGCCTCGGTGCGCGAAACGGCCCGTTTCGGAGAGACGCCCGAAGCCGGGATCAGCGCAAGGTCCTTCGTCCGATTTCTGTGCGGGCCGCAACGGACCTTGTACCTGACCCATTTTCTGGGCTTTACCTGCCAGGTCACCTATTCGTACAGCTTCGGTGCCTGGACGCCGTCTTTCCTGATCCGCGAATTCGGCTGGACCCAGGCCCAGACGGGCCTGGGCCTGGGCGCGGTCACGCTGGTAACCGCGCCGCTGGGTGTTTACCTGGGCAGTGTGGCGGCGCAGCGGCTGCGCCGGCGCCGGCCGCGGGACGCCGAAATCCGGGTTGCGTTCGCGATCGCCCTGATTGCCCTTCCCTTCGCCGTGGCCTTTCCATTCGCGTCCACCGCAACGCTGGCGCTGACGCTGATCGGCGTAACGCAGTGCCTGATCAGCATGCCCTTCGGCATCTCGCCGGTAGCGCTTAACGAGGTGACTCCGAATCGGTTCCGGGCCCGAATCATCGCCGTGTATCTGTTCTGCGTAAACCTGCTCGGCCTGTCGCTGGGTCCGGTGGGCGTGGCGCTGCTGACCGAGCGGGTTTTCGGTTCGCCCGATCGACTGCCCCTGGCGCTGGCGACCATGGCCGTCTGCACCATGCCTCTCGCGGCTGCCA
- a CDS encoding YicC family protein: protein MIRSMTGYAKEEYRSESGWLQWELKSVNHRHLDVEVRMPSAFREMEPEIRNLLATHVGRGHVDARLSWRPAEKFADRIKVNTGLAVRVIGYARVLAEQMRRPAAVSPLDVMRWPGVIEEHSADQSHMSGEVRKLLHKAVDALRATQASEGRKLRKSIESRCSKMDKILKKFRSRTPELRERAMVRMTERLDAIRVRVDAERLEKEVALLLMRYDISEELDRLEAHLVALRSALKDSEPAGKRVNFLLQEIGRETNTLAAKSGDARGTHEAVDMRVLVEQMREQAQNIL, encoded by the coding sequence ATGATTCGCAGCATGACTGGCTATGCCAAAGAGGAGTACCGCAGCGAGAGTGGCTGGCTGCAGTGGGAATTGAAGTCGGTCAACCATCGCCATCTGGATGTCGAGGTTCGCATGCCCAGCGCGTTTCGCGAGATGGAGCCCGAGATACGCAATCTGCTGGCGACCCATGTCGGGCGCGGACACGTTGACGCTCGCCTGAGTTGGCGTCCGGCGGAAAAATTCGCCGACCGGATCAAGGTCAATACGGGCCTGGCGGTGCGGGTCATCGGATACGCGCGGGTCCTGGCGGAGCAGATGCGCCGTCCCGCGGCGGTCAGCCCGCTCGACGTCATGCGTTGGCCGGGGGTGATCGAAGAGCATTCCGCCGACCAGAGCCACATGTCCGGAGAGGTCCGCAAGTTGCTGCACAAGGCGGTCGACGCCCTGCGCGCCACGCAGGCCAGCGAAGGCAGGAAACTGAGGAAATCCATCGAGAGCCGCTGCTCCAAGATGGACAAGATCCTCAAGAAGTTCCGTTCCCGCACGCCCGAACTGAGAGAACGGGCCATGGTGCGCATGACGGAGCGTCTCGACGCGATCAGGGTGCGGGTCGATGCCGAGCGCCTGGAGAAGGAAGTGGCGCTGTTGCTTATGCGCTACGACATCAGCGAGGAGCTCGATCGGCTGGAAGCCCACCTGGTGGCGCTGCGGTCCGCGCTGAAGGACAGCGAACCGGCCGGAAAGCGGGTGAATTTCCTTCTCCAGGAAATCGGCCGTGAGACCAATACGCTGGCCGCCAAGTCGGGAGACGCGCGCGGAACGCACGAGGCCGTGGATATGCGGGTTCTCGTCGAGCAAATGCGCGAGCAGGCCCAGAATATCCTGTGA
- the rdgB gene encoding RdgB/HAM1 family non-canonical purine NTP pyrophosphatase: protein MSTIRSAVLASGNAGKLRELRELLKGQIRLIDMRELALVAAEETGSSFEENARLKAFAAARQSGMPALSDDSGLEVDALAGAPGIYSSRYAGDEGNARANIRKLLEDLEGVPVGNRTARFRCVLVLAAPDNEHAPLIAEGVWEGRIAEREEGRGGFGYDPVFLDGRTGQCAALMSAGEKGRRSHRGRAARKLARLLGLQGAGAG, encoded by the coding sequence ATGTCCACTATCCGAAGCGCCGTACTGGCCTCGGGCAACGCCGGCAAGCTGCGCGAGCTGCGCGAATTGCTCAAGGGGCAAATCCGCCTGATTGACATGCGGGAACTCGCTCTTGTGGCGGCGGAAGAAACCGGTTCAAGCTTTGAGGAAAACGCCCGGCTGAAGGCCTTCGCCGCCGCCCGGCAATCGGGCATGCCGGCGCTCAGCGACGACTCCGGCCTGGAAGTGGACGCGCTGGCCGGGGCGCCGGGAATCTACTCCTCCCGCTACGCCGGAGACGAAGGAAACGCCCGCGCCAACATTCGGAAACTGCTTGAGGACCTTGAGGGCGTGCCGGTCGGGAACCGCACCGCCCGCTTCCGCTGCGTGCTGGTCCTGGCCGCGCCCGATAACGAACACGCTCCCCTGATTGCCGAGGGCGTCTGGGAAGGGCGCATTGCCGAAAGGGAGGAAGGACGCGGGGGATTTGGTTACGATCCGGTGTTCCTGGACGGGCGAACGGGCCAGTGCGCGGCGCTGATGAGCGCCGGGGAAAAGGGCCGGAGAAGCCATCGCGGGCGGGCGGCCCGCAAGCTGGCGAGGCTGCTGGGACTACAGGGCGCAGGGGCGGGATAA
- a CDS encoding NAD(P)-binding protein, giving the protein MSIRRICPLSNSRSSRSLPALPEASTALRIVDISVRASLTAAGCDILCARPPVPAGNERMPDPATPPEHRYPHLFTPISLGPVRLDHRVIIPGHSMVHGDSSGLITERYHAYLVRRALGGAALVGIESAPVHPDSLTWTGQLELWRDEIIDPLARTAEAVHEAGSRLSIILWHGGHNVPFGRGAVALAPSAIPSVQIGQVPKAISVAEIRDMVGYYADAAERCARAGIDVIEVQTASDYLLGSFLSPQLNHRSDGYGGSVPNRCRFVIEVLEAIRERVTGKVAVGLRTSVFHAIPGDPDGYGIEDSLAAMVTIAETGVTDYVSVMSGSNANFAETISPMGYPRAQLAEQSARFTEALSVPVTVAGRIRSPDEAEAVVANGQADIVAMARAFIADPDWVLKVRRGEEERIRPCMSCNQVCLGFATLALPAGCNINAAAGREFELPRSAPAPIHKHIAVVGGGPAGLECARVAARRGHAVTLYEATGELGGALRLAALCPHREEMLPALQWWERELARLGVTVRLNNEILDPGELDADEIVWATGGSPGWTWLWRNRPRMTDGIPGAERLPHGRDILAGKESVSGSVLVIDEEGNWPAVNLVEYLAAMDGVSGVTVVTASALFGDPELSLTGELPLVARRLDSAGIEISGGTYVKEVRGDSVITTADEALGPFDALVLSMGTVANPSPDGVSAIGDCVAPRSIWAAVQDGARLALEL; this is encoded by the coding sequence ATGTCAATCAGGCGGATTTGCCCCTTGAGCAATTCGCGCAGCTCGCGCAGCTTGCCGGCGTTGCCCGAGGCCAGTACGGCGCTTCGGATAGTGGACATTTCAGTGCGAGCAAGTTTAACGGCGGCCGGGTGCGATATTCTTTGCGCCCGACCGCCAGTTCCTGCAGGAAACGAACGCATGCCGGACCCCGCGACGCCTCCCGAGCATCGCTACCCCCACCTTTTCACTCCCATCTCGCTGGGGCCGGTGCGACTGGATCACCGCGTGATCATTCCGGGTCACTCGATGGTGCACGGGGATTCATCCGGCCTGATTACCGAGCGCTATCACGCCTACCTGGTGCGGCGGGCCCTGGGAGGGGCCGCTCTGGTGGGTATCGAGTCCGCCCCGGTGCATCCCGACAGCCTGACCTGGACCGGCCAGCTGGAGTTGTGGCGGGACGAGATCATCGACCCGTTGGCCCGCACCGCCGAGGCGGTCCATGAAGCCGGATCCAGGCTGTCCATCATCCTCTGGCACGGCGGCCACAACGTACCTTTCGGGCGCGGCGCGGTCGCGCTGGCCCCGTCGGCGATTCCTTCCGTGCAGATCGGCCAGGTGCCCAAGGCCATTTCCGTTGCCGAGATCAGGGACATGGTGGGCTATTACGCCGACGCGGCCGAGCGTTGCGCCAGGGCCGGGATCGATGTTATCGAGGTCCAGACCGCGTCCGATTACCTGCTCGGTTCGTTTCTAAGTCCGCAGCTCAACCACAGGTCAGACGGCTACGGCGGGTCGGTGCCGAACCGCTGCCGCTTTGTCATCGAGGTTCTTGAAGCCATACGAGAACGGGTAACCGGAAAGGTGGCCGTAGGTTTGCGCACCTCGGTATTCCACGCCATTCCGGGAGACCCGGACGGCTACGGCATCGAAGATTCCCTGGCCGCCATGGTGACGATTGCGGAGACGGGCGTTACCGATTACGTAAGCGTCATGAGCGGTTCGAACGCCAATTTTGCGGAGACCATTTCACCCATGGGCTATCCGCGGGCCCAACTGGCGGAGCAGTCGGCGCGCTTCACGGAAGCGCTGTCGGTGCCGGTCACCGTGGCCGGACGCATTCGTAGCCCGGATGAAGCTGAGGCCGTCGTTGCCAACGGCCAGGCGGACATCGTGGCCATGGCCCGCGCCTTCATCGCCGATCCCGACTGGGTCTTGAAGGTGCGCCGGGGCGAGGAGGAGCGCATCCGTCCCTGCATGTCCTGCAACCAGGTTTGTCTGGGATTCGCGACGCTCGCCCTGCCGGCCGGGTGCAACATCAACGCGGCGGCGGGAAGGGAGTTCGAACTGCCCCGCAGTGCGCCTGCACCGATCCACAAGCACATTGCCGTAGTGGGAGGCGGACCGGCCGGACTCGAATGCGCCCGCGTTGCGGCGCGCCGCGGCCACGCCGTTACCCTGTACGAAGCTACGGGGGAACTCGGCGGCGCGCTGCGCCTCGCGGCGTTGTGCCCGCACCGCGAGGAGATGCTGCCGGCGCTTCAGTGGTGGGAGAGGGAACTTGCCCGGCTGGGAGTTACGGTTCGGCTGAACAACGAGATTCTTGATCCGGGGGAACTGGATGCGGACGAGATCGTCTGGGCTACCGGCGGCTCGCCCGGCTGGACCTGGCTCTGGCGCAATCGGCCCCGCATGACCGACGGCATTCCGGGCGCAGAGCGGCTGCCTCACGGTCGGGACATCCTGGCCGGCAAGGAGTCGGTATCGGGAAGTGTCCTGGTGATCGACGAGGAAGGAAATTGGCCGGCGGTCAACCTGGTGGAATACCTGGCCGCGATGGATGGCGTTTCCGGCGTGACCGTCGTCACGGCCAGCGCCCTGTTCGGCGACCCGGAGCTGTCCCTTACCGGAGAACTGCCCCTGGTTGCGCGCCGCCTCGACTCCGCGGGCATCGAGATAAGCGGCGGTACCTACGTGAAAGAGGTGAGAGGCGACTCCGTCATAACGACGGCCGACGAGGCGTTGGGACCCTTCGATGCCCTGGTGCTGTCGATGGGCACGGTCGCCAACCCATCGCCGGACGGCGTGAGCGCAATAGGAGACTGCGTCGCTCCCCGGTCCATCTGGGCCGCGGTTCAGGACGGCGCCCGCCTGGCCCTGGAACTCTAG